One Aphelocoma coerulescens isolate FSJ_1873_10779 chromosome 8, UR_Acoe_1.0, whole genome shotgun sequence genomic region harbors:
- the LOC138113997 gene encoding vitellogenin-2-like isoform X3, with protein sequence MKGLILALVFTLVGGQKQDLEPVFHMGKTYLYSYESIIVHGFPDRSLAMAGVRLTSQVEISRVSHSDHLLQIGSPKLEEHNGFWPTDPFIPSSKLSETIAACLSQPFKFEYTEGRVGSIFAPEGCPILCINLVRGILNMMQITIKKSQNVYELQEAGIEGICQTRYVIQDDSKNNRATISKSKDLTDCQEKAVENLGMAYIRPCPTCPLKEKNIKGTVTFIYQMKYGDSGASLTSAMSDQVYQISPFNEPNGAAVMEARQQLSLVDVKRPPISAPTSQLQNQGNLHYNFSGELPQMPIPLTRIKNPDLQLTETLRQLVQNNEKGATKEASAKFLQMIQLFRVATLDQIESLWLQFVNELPYRPWFLSAICAAGSTDTFRFLKQKIHDEKLSIWEAAATLPLAFHFVTPNKQTLEIASTFLTCPQIQKILLHRIIVYLGYGSIVNKYCAQAVLCPNEPLQPLHYLATEAINKGDAKDMSLALKAIGNAGEPASIKRILKFLPTFSSAAASLPNRIHADALLALRKIARKDPVKVREITLQVFMDSTLAPNVRMVACVVLFETKPALPTVAALASSLLTEPSLQVASFAYSHMKTLAAGRIPQLYKLSAACNIAIKLLGPRLDRLSYRYSKVIQISDYSSQYQAGAIWRVYLMNSPSTMFPSDIITKVRGYYANTATDIIEVAFRSQSLIQLIRKQNIPFAEYDTYKTLKELGKLLLGWKELPPEDPLISAYIKILGQDIAFVDVDKDAIQQMMMSLTGSSNWQPVVKKVVEEVQRGISGRWALPVMVGEMRYIVPTIVGLPLELGLCGAMVAQAAADVDVKVSPPVSDNFRPSQLWEAKMDIHADIRPKAYFHTIAMMGINTQYFQSGLEFRAEFSANTTMKFDARINMKEKNLKIETLPCHQEAELAAVRSEVYAISRNMEEEDSEKKSQLLPKGEIPGTSDQLLQSKEGSSRPGSWKQSSILNVISKGYQQGSEEAHHNSAGRRFYSRRFCRKFESLGCSTCLSIKSRNSAFLRNTYLHKLFGEFEAKIILKPVRTDADIEKIQLEVQAGSKAASKIIEVSSSGSKEEGEASPYEDIQVKLKKILGIENVFTAANKTRRRTKRINREYKNADTGLWAEPSASHLSSSSSSSAASSADGKEPGNHHRTDEIRQSGKKHGSKSSSRSSSGSSASSKACSSSSQDHSEDRHCNGDSEYSNQQANPPVYQFLFKPADEQDPGGEILNISISSSSSSASDEGISRAISQPKFLGDSKPPILAAVLRAIHRNKQPTGLQLVLYTDTKPKRWRIQVFGSSITGPSRWKLCADASVINYRRVSGSLKWGKDCQDYHIATQIATGQFAAYPAMQMKLEWLKVPSIIRTTARWLYSFLPGAAYVLGFSQRQQLGPSHQATLVMALTSPRTCDVVFKLPELTIYDTAIRLPLPVPSHPGTPISTLPSSDWKVFSQATLSIIGSLKGHCTVFQNKITTFNGVQFNYSMPANCYHVLVQDCSPELKFLVMVKRLKESADLKAINVRLASHEVDMYVSNGLIQLKINGVQAPRDLPYTSNSAASMLISSEKKGLALKAPDYGIDKLYYDGHRLEIQAAFWMAGKTCGICGKYDAEVEREYQTPGGYLAKDAASFGHSWIISEDPCAGACKLQHKFVKSEKPVSFEKTATKCFSVEPVLRCVKGCSATQTVPVSVGFHCVPADSALSLDGQPRLDQKSEDVVSSVSAHTACSCQQQACPA encoded by the exons ATGAAGGGACTCATCCTGGCCCTGGTGTTCACCCTTGTGG GGGGCCAGAAGCAGGACCTCG aGCCTGTTTTTCATATGGGCAAGACCTACCTGTATAGCTATGAGAGTATCATTGTGCATGGGTTCCCTGACAGaagcctggccatggcaggggtgaggCTGACCAGCCAGGTGGAGATCAGCCGTGTGTCTCACAGTGACCACCTTCTGCAG ATTGGATCACCAAAGCTGGAGGAACACAATGGCTTCTGGCCCACTGACCCCTTCATTCCATCTTCAAAGCTCTCAGAAACCATTGCTGCATGTCTCAGCCAGCCCTTTAAGTTTGAATACACTGAAGGAAGGGTTGGAAGTATTTTTGCCCCTGAGGGCTGTCCCATTCTGTGCATCAACCTAGTGAGAGGGATTCTAAACATGATGCAGATAACCATCAAAAAGTCACAAAATGTGTATGAACTACAGgag GCTGGGATTGAAGGCATCTGCCAAACCAGATACGTTATCCAGGACGACAGCAAGAATAACCGTGCCACCATTTCCAAAAGCAAGGACCTGACGGACTGCCAGGAGAAAGCAGTGGAGAACCTGGGAATGGCATACATCCGGCCCTGCCCGACCTGCCCCCTG aaagaaaaaaacattaaggGCACGGTGACGTTCATTTACCAGATGAAGTATGGTGACAGCGGGGCATCGCTGACGTCTGCTATGTCAGACCAGGTGTACCAAATCTCTCCTTTCAATGAACCCAACGGGGCAGCAGTCATGGAGGCAAG ACAACAGCTGTCTCTGGTCGACGTTAAAAGGCCTCCTATCAGTGCACCAACATCTCAGCTGCAAAACCAGGGGAATCTTCATTACAATTTCTCAGGAGAACTACCCCAGATGCCAATTCCTCTAACAAGAATTAAAAATCCAGATTTACAG TTAACAGAAACGCTGCGGCAATTAGTTCAGAATAATGAGAAAGGAGCCACTAAAGAAGCTTCAGCCAAGTTCCTACAGATGATCCAGCTTTTTCGTGTAGCAACCCTCGATCAAATCGAGTCTTTGTGGCTGCAGTTTGTCAACGAACTCCCCTACAG GCCCTGGTTCCTGAGCGCCATCTGTGCTGCTGGATCTACTGACACATTCAGATTCCTGAAGCAAAAAATCCATGATGAGAAGCTGAGCATCTGGGAAGCAGCTGCAACTCTCCCTCTCGCCTTCCATTTTGTtacaccaaacaaacaaaccctggAAATTGCCTCA ACTTTTCTGACCTGTCCCCAAATCCAGAAAATACTCTTGCATAGGATAATTGTTTACCTAGGATATGGTAGCATTGTGAATAAATACTGTGCTCAGGCTGTACTATGTCCAAATGAACCTCTACAG CCACTCCACTACCTTGCTACTGAAGCCATCAACAAAGGTGATGCCAAAGACATGTCCTTGGCCCTGAAAGCCATTGGCAATGCAGGAGAGCCAGCCAGTATCAAACGCATCCTGAAGTTTTTGCCAacattttcctcagctgcagcttCATTACCAAACAGAATTCATGCTGATGCTCTGTTGGCCTTAAGGAAAATTGCAAGAAAAGACCCTGTAAAA GTCAGGGAAATCACTCTCCAGGTCTTTATGGACAGCACGCTTGCTCCAAATGTCCGAATGGTGGCTTGTGTTGTCCTCTTCGAAACCAAGCCTGCTCTTCCAACAGTAGCAGCTCTGGCCAGCTCACTGCTGACAGAGCCCAGCCTGCAAGTAGCCAGTTTTGCATATTCACACATGAAGACtttggcagcaggcaggatCCCACAGCTCTATAAACT ATCTGCTGCTTGCAACATTGCCATTAAACTCCTGGGCCCCAGACTTGACAGGCTGAGCTATCGTTACAGCAAGGTCATTCAGATCAGCGACTATTCCT CTCAATATCAGGCTGGTGCCATTTGGAGGGTCTATCTAATGAACAGTCCCAGCACCATGTTTCCATCTGATATAATCACAAAAGTAAGAGGATATTATGCAAACACTGCAACGGATATTATTGAG GTGGCTTTCCGGTCACAAAGCCTAATCCAGCTTATCAGGAAGCAGAACATCCCCTTTGCTGAGTATGACACGTACAAGACCCTGAAGGAGCTGGGTAAATTG CTTCTGGGTTGGAAAGAACTGCCACCTGAAGACCCCCTGATATCTGCTTACATCAAAATATTGGGTCAAGATATCGCCTTTGTTGACGTTGACAAAGATGCCATTCAACAGATGATGATG agtctaactGGATCATCAAACTGGCAGCCAGTGGTAAAAAAAGTGGTGGAAGAGGTCCAGAGAGGCATTTCAGGGCGATGGGCCCTGCCGGTGATGGTGGGTGAGATGCGGTACATTGTCCCCACCATCGTGGGCCTGCCACTGGAGCTCGGGCTGTGCGGGGCCATGGTGGCCCAGGCTGCGGCTGACG TGGATGTAAAGGTATCACCACCAGTATCTGACAATTTTAGACCCTCACAGTTGTGGGAAGCCAAGATGGATATTCATGCTGACATCAGGCCAAA AGCATATTTTCATACAATTGCAATGATGGGGATTAATACGCAATACTTTCAGAGTGGTCTTGAATTTCGTGCAGAGTTCAGTGCCAACACTACAATGAAATTTGATGCCAGGAtaaatatgaaagagaaaaatttgaAGATTGAAACCCTTCCCTGCCATCAGGAGGCTGAGCTCGCAGCTGTGAG GAGTGAAGTTTATGCTATTTCAAGGAACATGGAAGAAGAAGATTCTGAAAAGAAATCCCAGCTTCTCCCCAAAGGAGAAATACCAGGTACCTCTGACCAGCTACTGCAGTCAAAAGAAGGATCTTCAAGACCTGGTAGCTGGAAG CAAAGCAGTATTCTTAATGTGATATCCAAAGGATACCAGCAAGGTTCAGAAGAGGCACATCACAACAGTGCAGGAAGAAGATTTTACTCACGCAGGTTCTGTAGAAAATTTGAAAGTTTGGGATGTTCTACTTGTCTCAGCATTAAATCACGAAATTCTGCTTTCTTAAGAAATACCTATCTGCACAAATTATTTGGAGAATTTGaagccaaaataattttaaagccaG TTCGTACAGATGCTGATATTGAAAAAATACAGCTGGAGGTTCAAGCAGGATCCAAAGCAGCTTCAAAAATCATTGAGGTATCAAGCTCAGGGtcaaaggaggagggagaggcatCTCCATATGAGGACATTCAAGTTAAACTGAAGAAGATTCTAGGCATTGAAAATGTGTTCACG GCTGCAAATAAAACACGGCGCCGCACAAAACGGATTAACCGAGAGTACAAGAATGCAGACACCGGCCTCTGGGCAGAGCCCAGTGCATCCCACCTCTCCAGTTCATCctcttcttctgctgcttcctctgctgATGGTAAAGAGCCCGGAAATCATCACAGGACAGATGAAATAAGGCAATCTGGGAAGAAGCATGgcagcaagagcagcagcaggagcagcagtggcagctctgCTAGCAGCAAagcatgcagcagcagcagccaagacCACTCTGAGGACAGGCACTGCAATGGGGACAGTGAATATTCCAACCAACAG GCAAACCCACCTGTTTACCAGTTTTTGTTTAAGCCAGCGGATGAACAG GACCCGGGAGGGGAAATCCTGAACATCAGCAtcagctcttcctcttcttcagctaGTGATGAAGGCATCTCTAGAGCCATATCTCAG CCTAAATTCTTGGGAGACAGCAAGCCACCGATACTGGCTGCAGTTCTTCGTGCCATCCACAGAAACAAGCAGCCAACAGGATTGCAGCTTGTCCTGTACACTGATACAAAACCCAAGAGGTGGAGAATACAGGTGTTTGGTTCAAGCATCACAGGACCAAGTAGATGGAAACTCTGTGCTGATGCTTCAGTAATAAATTACCGAAGAGTATCA GGTTCTCTTAAATGGGGTAAAGATTGCCAGGACTACCACATTGCTACTCAGATTGCAACAGGACAATTTGCTGCTTATCCAGCTATGCAGATGAAGCTGGAGTGGCTAAAAGTGCCTTCAATAATCCGAACAACTGCAAGATG gTTATACTCATTTCTTCCAGGAGCTGCCTATGTGCTTGGGTTTTCCCAAAGACAACAACTTGGTCCTTCTCACCAGGCAACCTTGGTTATGGCATTGACATCTCCAAGAACCTGTGATGTTGTCTTTAAGCTGCCCGAG CTCACAATTTACGACACAGCCATCAGGCTTCCCTTGCCAGTCCCTTCACATCCAGGTACACCAATTTCAACATTACCATCCTCTGACTGGAAGGTCTTTTCCCAAGCAACACTTTCAATCATTGGAAGTCTTAAAG gtcatTGTACAGTTTTCCAAAATAAGATCACAACTTTCAATGGCGTTCAATTTAACTATTCAATGCCTGCAAATTGCTACCATGTCTTGGTGCAGGACTGTAGTCCAGAGCTTAAATTCCTCGTGATGGTGAAAAGACTCAAAGAGTCTGCTGACCTTAAAGCAATAAATGTCAGACTCGCCAGCCA TGAGGTTGACATGTATGTTTCCAATGGACTCATCCAGTTGAAGATTAATGGTGTCCAAGCCCCAAGAGATCTTCCATACACATCTAATTCCG CTGCAAGCATGCTGATCAGCAGTGAAAAGAAAGGACTGGCACTAAAAGCCCCAGATTATGGCATAGATAAACTATATTATGATGGGCATAGACTTgag ATTCAGGCTGCTTTCTGGATGGCTGGAAAAACATGTGGCATTTGTGGAAAATATGATGCTGAGGTGGAAAGAGAATATCAAACACCTGGTGGATATTTAGCTAAAGATGCTGCGAGTTTTGGTCACTCTTGGATCATCTCAGAAGACCCCTGTGCTGGAG CTTGTAAGCTGCAGCACAAATTTGTCAAAAGTGAGAAGCCAGTTTCATTTGAGAAGACAGCAACAAAATGCTTCTCTGTGGAGCCAGTCCTTCGCTGTGTAAAGGGCTGTTCAGCAACCCAGACTGTTCCCGTCTCCGTGGGCTTCCACTGCGTTCCAGCCG ACTCCGCTCTCAGCCTGGATGGGCAGCCTAGGCTGGACCAGAAATCCGAGGACGTCGTGAGCTCTGTCTCCGCTCACACGGCGTGTTCCTGTCAGCAGCAGGCCTGCCCGGCCTGA
- the LOC138113997 gene encoding vitellogenin-2-like isoform X1 → MKGLILALVFTLVGGQKQDLEPVFHMGKTYLYSYESIIVHGFPDRSLAMAGVRLTSQVEISRVSHSDHLLQIGSPKLEEHNGFWPTDPFIPSSKLSETIAACLSQPFKFEYTEGRVGSIFAPEGCPILCINLVRGILNMMQITIKKSQNVYELQEAGIEGICQTRYVIQDDSKNNRATISKSKDLTDCQEKAVENLGMAYIRPCPTCPLKEKNIKGTVTFIYQMKYGDSGASLTSAMSDQVYQISPFNEPNGAAVMEARQQLSLVDVKRPPISAPTSQLQNQGNLHYNFSGELPQMPIPLTRIKNPDLQLTETLRQLVQNNEKGATKEASAKFLQMIQLFRVATLDQIESLWLQFVNELPYRPWFLSAICAAGSTDTFRFLKQKIHDEKLSIWEAAATLPLAFHFVTPNKQTLEIASTFLTCPQIQKILLHRIIVYLGYGSIVNKYCAQAVLCPNEPLQPLHYLATEAINKGDAKDMSLALKAIGNAGEPASIKRILKFLPTFSSAAASLPNRIHADALLALRKIARKDPVKVREITLQVFMDSTLAPNVRMVACVVLFETKPALPTVAALASSLLTEPSLQVASFAYSHMKTLAAGRIPQLYKLSAACNIAIKLLGPRLDRLSYRYSKVIQISDYSSQYQAGAIWRVYLMNSPSTMFPSDIITKVRGYYANTATDIIEVAFRSQSLIQLIRKQNIPFAEYDTYKTLKELGKLLLGWKELPPEDPLISAYIKILGQDIAFVDVDKDAIQQMMMSLTGSSNWQPVVKKVVEEVQRGISGRWALPVMVGEMRYIVPTIVGLPLELGLCGAMVAQAAADVDVKVSPPVSDNFRPSQLWEAKMDIHADIRPKAYFHTIAMMGINTQYFQSGLEFRAEFSANTTMKFDARINMKEKNLKIETLPCHQEAELAAVRSEVYAISRNMEEEDSEKKSQLLPKGEIPGTSDQLLQSKEGSSRPGSWKQSSILNVISKGYQQGSEEAHHNSAGRRFYSRRFCRKFESLGCSTCLSIKSRNSAFLRNTYLHKLFGEFEAKIILKPVRTDADIEKIQLEVQAGSKAASKIIEVSSSGSKEEGEASPYEDIQVKLKKILGIENVFTAANKTRRRTKRINREYKNADTGLWAEPSASHLSSSSSSSAASSADGKEPGNHHRTDEIRQSGKKHGSKSSSRSSSGSSASSKACSSSSQDHSEDRHCNGDSEYSNQQDPGGEILNISISSSSSSASDEGISRAISQPKFLGDSKPPILAAVLRAIHRNKQPTGLQLVLYTDTKPKRWRIQVFGSSITGPSRWKLCADASVINYRRVSGSLKWGKDCQDYHIATQIATGQFAAYPAMQMKLEWLKVPSIIRTTARWLYSFLPGAAYVLGFSQRQQLGPSHQATLVMALTSPRTCDVVFKLPELTIYDTAIRLPLPVPSHPGTPISTLPSSDWKVFSQATLSIIGSLKGHCTVFQNKITTFNGVQFNYSMPANCYHVLVQDCSPELKFLVMVKRLKESADLKAINVRLASHEVDMYVSNGLIQLKINGVQAPRDLPYTSNSAASMLISSEKKGLALKAPDYGIDKLYYDGHRLEIQAAFWMAGKTCGICGKYDAEVEREYQTPGGYLAKDAASFGHSWIISEDPCAGACKLQHKFVKSEKPVSFEKTATKCFSVEPVLRCVKGCSATQTVPVSVGFHCVPADSALSLDGQPRLDQKSEDVVSSVSAHTACSCQQQACPA, encoded by the exons ATGAAGGGACTCATCCTGGCCCTGGTGTTCACCCTTGTGG GGGGCCAGAAGCAGGACCTCG aGCCTGTTTTTCATATGGGCAAGACCTACCTGTATAGCTATGAGAGTATCATTGTGCATGGGTTCCCTGACAGaagcctggccatggcaggggtgaggCTGACCAGCCAGGTGGAGATCAGCCGTGTGTCTCACAGTGACCACCTTCTGCAG ATTGGATCACCAAAGCTGGAGGAACACAATGGCTTCTGGCCCACTGACCCCTTCATTCCATCTTCAAAGCTCTCAGAAACCATTGCTGCATGTCTCAGCCAGCCCTTTAAGTTTGAATACACTGAAGGAAGGGTTGGAAGTATTTTTGCCCCTGAGGGCTGTCCCATTCTGTGCATCAACCTAGTGAGAGGGATTCTAAACATGATGCAGATAACCATCAAAAAGTCACAAAATGTGTATGAACTACAGgag GCTGGGATTGAAGGCATCTGCCAAACCAGATACGTTATCCAGGACGACAGCAAGAATAACCGTGCCACCATTTCCAAAAGCAAGGACCTGACGGACTGCCAGGAGAAAGCAGTGGAGAACCTGGGAATGGCATACATCCGGCCCTGCCCGACCTGCCCCCTG aaagaaaaaaacattaaggGCACGGTGACGTTCATTTACCAGATGAAGTATGGTGACAGCGGGGCATCGCTGACGTCTGCTATGTCAGACCAGGTGTACCAAATCTCTCCTTTCAATGAACCCAACGGGGCAGCAGTCATGGAGGCAAG ACAACAGCTGTCTCTGGTCGACGTTAAAAGGCCTCCTATCAGTGCACCAACATCTCAGCTGCAAAACCAGGGGAATCTTCATTACAATTTCTCAGGAGAACTACCCCAGATGCCAATTCCTCTAACAAGAATTAAAAATCCAGATTTACAG TTAACAGAAACGCTGCGGCAATTAGTTCAGAATAATGAGAAAGGAGCCACTAAAGAAGCTTCAGCCAAGTTCCTACAGATGATCCAGCTTTTTCGTGTAGCAACCCTCGATCAAATCGAGTCTTTGTGGCTGCAGTTTGTCAACGAACTCCCCTACAG GCCCTGGTTCCTGAGCGCCATCTGTGCTGCTGGATCTACTGACACATTCAGATTCCTGAAGCAAAAAATCCATGATGAGAAGCTGAGCATCTGGGAAGCAGCTGCAACTCTCCCTCTCGCCTTCCATTTTGTtacaccaaacaaacaaaccctggAAATTGCCTCA ACTTTTCTGACCTGTCCCCAAATCCAGAAAATACTCTTGCATAGGATAATTGTTTACCTAGGATATGGTAGCATTGTGAATAAATACTGTGCTCAGGCTGTACTATGTCCAAATGAACCTCTACAG CCACTCCACTACCTTGCTACTGAAGCCATCAACAAAGGTGATGCCAAAGACATGTCCTTGGCCCTGAAAGCCATTGGCAATGCAGGAGAGCCAGCCAGTATCAAACGCATCCTGAAGTTTTTGCCAacattttcctcagctgcagcttCATTACCAAACAGAATTCATGCTGATGCTCTGTTGGCCTTAAGGAAAATTGCAAGAAAAGACCCTGTAAAA GTCAGGGAAATCACTCTCCAGGTCTTTATGGACAGCACGCTTGCTCCAAATGTCCGAATGGTGGCTTGTGTTGTCCTCTTCGAAACCAAGCCTGCTCTTCCAACAGTAGCAGCTCTGGCCAGCTCACTGCTGACAGAGCCCAGCCTGCAAGTAGCCAGTTTTGCATATTCACACATGAAGACtttggcagcaggcaggatCCCACAGCTCTATAAACT ATCTGCTGCTTGCAACATTGCCATTAAACTCCTGGGCCCCAGACTTGACAGGCTGAGCTATCGTTACAGCAAGGTCATTCAGATCAGCGACTATTCCT CTCAATATCAGGCTGGTGCCATTTGGAGGGTCTATCTAATGAACAGTCCCAGCACCATGTTTCCATCTGATATAATCACAAAAGTAAGAGGATATTATGCAAACACTGCAACGGATATTATTGAG GTGGCTTTCCGGTCACAAAGCCTAATCCAGCTTATCAGGAAGCAGAACATCCCCTTTGCTGAGTATGACACGTACAAGACCCTGAAGGAGCTGGGTAAATTG CTTCTGGGTTGGAAAGAACTGCCACCTGAAGACCCCCTGATATCTGCTTACATCAAAATATTGGGTCAAGATATCGCCTTTGTTGACGTTGACAAAGATGCCATTCAACAGATGATGATG agtctaactGGATCATCAAACTGGCAGCCAGTGGTAAAAAAAGTGGTGGAAGAGGTCCAGAGAGGCATTTCAGGGCGATGGGCCCTGCCGGTGATGGTGGGTGAGATGCGGTACATTGTCCCCACCATCGTGGGCCTGCCACTGGAGCTCGGGCTGTGCGGGGCCATGGTGGCCCAGGCTGCGGCTGACG TGGATGTAAAGGTATCACCACCAGTATCTGACAATTTTAGACCCTCACAGTTGTGGGAAGCCAAGATGGATATTCATGCTGACATCAGGCCAAA AGCATATTTTCATACAATTGCAATGATGGGGATTAATACGCAATACTTTCAGAGTGGTCTTGAATTTCGTGCAGAGTTCAGTGCCAACACTACAATGAAATTTGATGCCAGGAtaaatatgaaagagaaaaatttgaAGATTGAAACCCTTCCCTGCCATCAGGAGGCTGAGCTCGCAGCTGTGAG GAGTGAAGTTTATGCTATTTCAAGGAACATGGAAGAAGAAGATTCTGAAAAGAAATCCCAGCTTCTCCCCAAAGGAGAAATACCAGGTACCTCTGACCAGCTACTGCAGTCAAAAGAAGGATCTTCAAGACCTGGTAGCTGGAAG CAAAGCAGTATTCTTAATGTGATATCCAAAGGATACCAGCAAGGTTCAGAAGAGGCACATCACAACAGTGCAGGAAGAAGATTTTACTCACGCAGGTTCTGTAGAAAATTTGAAAGTTTGGGATGTTCTACTTGTCTCAGCATTAAATCACGAAATTCTGCTTTCTTAAGAAATACCTATCTGCACAAATTATTTGGAGAATTTGaagccaaaataattttaaagccaG TTCGTACAGATGCTGATATTGAAAAAATACAGCTGGAGGTTCAAGCAGGATCCAAAGCAGCTTCAAAAATCATTGAGGTATCAAGCTCAGGGtcaaaggaggagggagaggcatCTCCATATGAGGACATTCAAGTTAAACTGAAGAAGATTCTAGGCATTGAAAATGTGTTCACG GCTGCAAATAAAACACGGCGCCGCACAAAACGGATTAACCGAGAGTACAAGAATGCAGACACCGGCCTCTGGGCAGAGCCCAGTGCATCCCACCTCTCCAGTTCATCctcttcttctgctgcttcctctgctgATGGTAAAGAGCCCGGAAATCATCACAGGACAGATGAAATAAGGCAATCTGGGAAGAAGCATGgcagcaagagcagcagcaggagcagcagtggcagctctgCTAGCAGCAAagcatgcagcagcagcagccaagacCACTCTGAGGACAGGCACTGCAATGGGGACAGTGAATATTCCAACCAACAG GACCCGGGAGGGGAAATCCTGAACATCAGCAtcagctcttcctcttcttcagctaGTGATGAAGGCATCTCTAGAGCCATATCTCAG CCTAAATTCTTGGGAGACAGCAAGCCACCGATACTGGCTGCAGTTCTTCGTGCCATCCACAGAAACAAGCAGCCAACAGGATTGCAGCTTGTCCTGTACACTGATACAAAACCCAAGAGGTGGAGAATACAGGTGTTTGGTTCAAGCATCACAGGACCAAGTAGATGGAAACTCTGTGCTGATGCTTCAGTAATAAATTACCGAAGAGTATCA GGTTCTCTTAAATGGGGTAAAGATTGCCAGGACTACCACATTGCTACTCAGATTGCAACAGGACAATTTGCTGCTTATCCAGCTATGCAGATGAAGCTGGAGTGGCTAAAAGTGCCTTCAATAATCCGAACAACTGCAAGATG gTTATACTCATTTCTTCCAGGAGCTGCCTATGTGCTTGGGTTTTCCCAAAGACAACAACTTGGTCCTTCTCACCAGGCAACCTTGGTTATGGCATTGACATCTCCAAGAACCTGTGATGTTGTCTTTAAGCTGCCCGAG CTCACAATTTACGACACAGCCATCAGGCTTCCCTTGCCAGTCCCTTCACATCCAGGTACACCAATTTCAACATTACCATCCTCTGACTGGAAGGTCTTTTCCCAAGCAACACTTTCAATCATTGGAAGTCTTAAAG gtcatTGTACAGTTTTCCAAAATAAGATCACAACTTTCAATGGCGTTCAATTTAACTATTCAATGCCTGCAAATTGCTACCATGTCTTGGTGCAGGACTGTAGTCCAGAGCTTAAATTCCTCGTGATGGTGAAAAGACTCAAAGAGTCTGCTGACCTTAAAGCAATAAATGTCAGACTCGCCAGCCA TGAGGTTGACATGTATGTTTCCAATGGACTCATCCAGTTGAAGATTAATGGTGTCCAAGCCCCAAGAGATCTTCCATACACATCTAATTCCG CTGCAAGCATGCTGATCAGCAGTGAAAAGAAAGGACTGGCACTAAAAGCCCCAGATTATGGCATAGATAAACTATATTATGATGGGCATAGACTTgag ATTCAGGCTGCTTTCTGGATGGCTGGAAAAACATGTGGCATTTGTGGAAAATATGATGCTGAGGTGGAAAGAGAATATCAAACACCTGGTGGATATTTAGCTAAAGATGCTGCGAGTTTTGGTCACTCTTGGATCATCTCAGAAGACCCCTGTGCTGGAG CTTGTAAGCTGCAGCACAAATTTGTCAAAAGTGAGAAGCCAGTTTCATTTGAGAAGACAGCAACAAAATGCTTCTCTGTGGAGCCAGTCCTTCGCTGTGTAAAGGGCTGTTCAGCAACCCAGACTGTTCCCGTCTCCGTGGGCTTCCACTGCGTTCCAGCCG ACTCCGCTCTCAGCCTGGATGGGCAGCCTAGGCTGGACCAGAAATCCGAGGACGTCGTGAGCTCTGTCTCCGCTCACACGGCGTGTTCCTGTCAGCAGCAGGCCTGCCCGGCCTGA